A window of the Nisaea acidiphila genome harbors these coding sequences:
- the thrC gene encoding threonine synthase — protein sequence MRYISTRGKAPELGFEDVLLTGLARDGGLYVPKTWPQLTAADLKRLSGLTYAETAFEICRLFTGDAFDDATLKTIMDEVYGSFDHTAVAPLKQLDANLWMMELFHGPTLAFKDYAMQVLGRMFDHVLAKRGEKVTIVGATSGDTGSAAIEACRDRDNIEIFIFFPEGRVSPVQQHQMTTVLAPNVHAIALEGTFDDCQDMVKALFNDADFRDRHNLSAVNSINWARILPQVVYYVTSALAVGATAERPVSFVVPTGNFGNIFAAYAAKQMGLPIDRLVVATNQNDILSRFLSSGEMKLEGVKPSISPSMDIQVSSNFERFLFDLYDRDGAAVTEVLTSFRESGSFAISQGMLEKARAVFDGYRTDEAGTKATIKAVYEETGEITDPHSAVSLGAARQARASGEIGTEMPLISLACAHAAKFPDAVEAATGIRPPLPARLADLLEREERMTVLANDFGIVSSHIAGIVAGKENAA from the coding sequence GTGCGCTATATCAGTACCCGGGGAAAAGCCCCCGAACTCGGCTTCGAAGACGTGCTCCTGACGGGCCTTGCCCGCGACGGCGGACTCTATGTCCCGAAGACCTGGCCGCAGCTTACCGCAGCGGACCTGAAGCGCCTGTCCGGGCTCACCTACGCCGAGACCGCCTTTGAGATCTGCCGCCTCTTCACCGGCGACGCGTTCGACGATGCGACGCTGAAAACCATCATGGACGAGGTCTATGGTTCCTTCGATCACACGGCCGTGGCGCCGCTGAAACAGCTCGACGCCAATCTCTGGATGATGGAGCTGTTCCACGGCCCGACGCTCGCTTTCAAGGACTACGCGATGCAGGTGCTCGGGCGCATGTTCGACCATGTGCTCGCCAAGCGCGGCGAGAAGGTGACCATCGTCGGAGCGACCTCGGGCGATACCGGCTCCGCCGCGATCGAGGCCTGCCGCGACCGCGACAATATCGAGATCTTCATTTTCTTCCCGGAGGGCCGGGTCTCGCCGGTGCAGCAGCACCAGATGACCACGGTGCTGGCGCCGAACGTCCATGCCATCGCGCTCGAAGGCACTTTCGACGACTGCCAGGACATGGTGAAGGCGCTCTTCAACGACGCGGATTTCCGCGACCGGCATAATCTCTCCGCCGTGAACTCGATCAACTGGGCGCGGATCCTGCCGCAGGTGGTCTATTACGTGACCTCGGCGCTGGCGGTCGGCGCGACGGCCGAGCGGCCGGTCTCGTTTGTCGTACCGACGGGTAATTTCGGCAATATCTTCGCCGCCTATGCCGCCAAGCAGATGGGCCTGCCGATCGACCGGCTGGTGGTGGCGACCAATCAGAACGACATTCTCTCGCGCTTCCTCTCCTCAGGCGAGATGAAGCTCGAAGGCGTAAAACCCTCGATCAGCCCGAGCATGGATATCCAGGTCTCGAGCAATTTCGAGCGCTTCCTGTTCGATCTCTACGACCGCGACGGCGCCGCCGTGACAGAGGTGCTGACCTCTTTCCGCGAGAGCGGCAGTTTCGCCATCTCGCAGGGCATGCTGGAGAAGGCGCGCGCCGTGTTCGACGGCTACCGCACGGACGAGGCGGGGACGAAAGCGACCATCAAGGCTGTCTATGAGGAGACCGGCGAGATCACCGATCCGCATTCCGCCGTCTCTCTCGGAGCCGCACGCCAGGCCCGCGCGTCGGGAGAAATCGGGACCGAAATGCCGCTGATCTCGCTCGCCTGTGCCCACGCTGCAAAGTTCCCGGATGCGGTCGAGGCCGCGACCGGCATCCGTCCGCCGCTTCCGGCGCGGCTCGCCGACCTGCTGGAGCGCGAGGAGCGGATGACGGTGCTCGCCAATGATTTCGGCATCGTCAGTTCCCATATTGCCGGGATCGTGGCCGGCAAGGAGAATGCTGCATGA
- a CDS encoding NAD(P)-dependent oxidoreductase gives MTLDCIAIMTPGDMGHAIGQRLAEAGAKVVTNLEGRSERSRTLAAKAGIEDLASDARLLTECDAIFSIMPPDQASGFVDRMAKAAGGLSEKPRAALVDLNAIAPSTARTLRDKAEAAGIRFLDGGIIGGPPYPGRPSPRIYVNGPGAEAFEALRPALDIRVVEGEVGAASALKMCFATLTKGVQALAIQSFVTAELEGVGPALRTEMEGAQANLLKSLTNSLPGMPPKAYRWVGEMEEIAKTFGDAGLTPKTFEGAADIYRFVEGTPLGKEVVEKRTMGTDLEDLVARLADALRERAG, from the coding sequence ATGACACTCGACTGCATCGCGATCATGACACCGGGGGACATGGGCCACGCCATCGGCCAGCGCCTCGCCGAGGCCGGGGCCAAAGTGGTGACCAACCTCGAGGGCCGCTCCGAACGCAGCCGCACTCTCGCGGCGAAAGCGGGGATTGAGGATCTCGCCTCCGATGCCCGGCTCCTGACCGAATGCGATGCCATCTTTTCCATCATGCCGCCGGACCAGGCGAGCGGCTTCGTCGACAGGATGGCGAAGGCCGCAGGCGGCCTTTCGGAAAAACCACGCGCCGCGCTTGTCGACCTCAACGCCATCGCCCCCTCGACCGCCCGCACGCTGCGCGACAAGGCCGAGGCTGCAGGCATCCGCTTTCTCGACGGCGGCATCATCGGCGGGCCGCCCTATCCGGGCCGGCCGAGTCCCCGTATCTATGTCAACGGCCCCGGCGCCGAGGCTTTCGAGGCGCTCCGCCCGGCGCTCGACATTCGTGTCGTCGAAGGGGAAGTCGGCGCCGCCTCCGCGCTGAAGATGTGCTTCGCCACGCTGACCAAGGGCGTGCAGGCGCTCGCGATCCAGAGTTTCGTCACGGCGGAGCTGGAAGGGGTCGGGCCCGCGCTCCGCACGGAGATGGAGGGCGCACAGGCCAATTTGCTGAAGAGCCTTACCAACAGCCTGCCCGGCATGCCGCCGAAGGCCTATCGCTGGGTCGGCGAGATGGAGGAGATCGCCAAGACCTTCGGCGATGCCGGCCTCACTCCGAAGACCTTCGAAGGCGCCGCCGATATCTACCGTTTCGTCGAGGGCACGCCGCTCGGTAAGGAGGTCGTCGAGAAACGCACCATGGGGACCGATCTTGAGGATCTGGTCGCACGGCTCGCGGACGCGCTCAGGGAGCGGGCGGGTTAG
- a CDS encoding GNAT family N-acetyltransferase, with the protein MTETSETAAPVTPALETERLLLRPLELADADVLQKLFPQWEIVRYLGSHVPWPYPHDGALFYVRDIALPAMRAGTEWNWTLRPKSEPGTLIGVIGLMSQPDNNRGFWLLPEWRGRGMMSEAVEAVTEFWFETLKQPVLRVPKAIANKGSRRISERTGMRVIATGEKDYVSGRLPMELWEITREEWQARRGTANPPAP; encoded by the coding sequence ATGACAGAGACGTCCGAAACCGCCGCGCCCGTGACGCCAGCGCTCGAAACCGAGCGGCTCTTGCTTCGCCCGTTGGAGTTGGCCGATGCGGACGTGCTTCAGAAGCTCTTCCCGCAATGGGAAATCGTCAGATATCTCGGCAGCCATGTTCCGTGGCCGTATCCGCATGACGGTGCGCTGTTTTATGTCCGCGATATCGCCTTGCCCGCGATGCGTGCCGGTACGGAGTGGAACTGGACGCTCCGTCCGAAATCCGAGCCCGGTACGCTGATCGGGGTGATCGGCCTGATGAGCCAGCCCGACAACAACCGGGGCTTCTGGCTGCTTCCGGAATGGCGGGGTCGGGGGATGATGTCCGAGGCGGTGGAGGCTGTGACGGAGTTCTGGTTCGAGACCCTGAAGCAGCCGGTCCTGCGAGTGCCGAAAGCGATTGCCAATAAAGGCTCCCGGCGGATCTCCGAGCGCACCGGCATGCGCGTGATCGCCACCGGCGAGAAAGATTACGTTTCTGGGCGTTTGCCGATGGAGCTCTGGGAGATCACGCGCGAGGAGTGGCAGGCAAGGCGAGGCACGGCTAACCCGCCCGCTCCCTGA
- a CDS encoding Lrp/AsnC family transcriptional regulator, which yields MPMDDVDRRILALLQEDAALSVAEIGGRVGLSSTPCWRRIQNLEKQGIIRKRVALLDRRAVEVPLTVFVMIRTSQHNDEWLETFAKGVADIPEVLEFYRMSGTVDYLLRIVVPSVEAYDAVYKRLISIADLAEVSSSFAMEEIKYTTALPLTYAG from the coding sequence ATGCCGATGGATGACGTGGACCGCCGCATCCTGGCCCTGCTGCAGGAGGATGCCGCCCTCTCGGTCGCGGAGATCGGCGGCCGCGTCGGGCTTTCCTCGACGCCGTGCTGGCGGCGCATCCAGAACCTCGAGAAGCAGGGTATTATCCGCAAGCGCGTGGCCCTGCTGGACCGCCGTGCGGTCGAGGTACCGCTGACCGTCTTCGTCATGATCCGGACCAGCCAGCACAATGACGAGTGGCTGGAGACCTTCGCCAAAGGGGTGGCGGATATCCCGGAGGTGCTCGAATTCTACCGGATGAGCGGCACCGTCGATTATCTGCTGCGCATCGTGGTGCCGAGCGTCGAGGCCTATGACGCGGTCTATAAGCGCCTGATCTCCATCGCCGACCTCGCCGAGGTCAGTTCCAGCTTCGCGATGGAGGAAATCAAGTACACGACGGCTCTGCCGCTGACTTATGCTGGATAG
- a CDS encoding DUF6356 family protein: protein MILKLFTSHPQSVGESYWQHFGFATSTGAAMMLGGLACIAHGLFPFLFTRTGSKTIARLYERMSAGARHKVMAANHAELGQQPAE, encoded by the coding sequence ATGATTCTCAAACTCTTCACCAGCCATCCCCAGTCGGTCGGCGAGAGTTACTGGCAGCATTTCGGCTTCGCGACTTCGACCGGCGCGGCGATGATGCTCGGCGGGCTCGCCTGCATCGCGCACGGCCTGTTCCCGTTCCTCTTCACCCGGACCGGCAGCAAGACTATCGCCCGGCTCTACGAACGCATGTCCGCTGGCGCCCGTCACAAGGTGATGGCGGCCAACCATGCCGAGCTGGGGCAGCAGCCGGCGGAATGA
- a CDS encoding carboxypeptidase M32: MSNNPYTALETRFRRYSALSGASAILGWDQETMMPSGGAEARAEQLATLDVLQHELLSAPAVGEELAEAEAATATLTPWQQANLREMRRVHTNETVAPADLVEARSRATSACVNAWREARRQDDFSAVSDKLAKVLDLTRQYGEIKAEKLGCSLYDALIDSYEPGGTMAWIDPIFATLKTELPALMDGILAHQAAGPAPLAPEGPFPAAKQKALGEKVMAALGFDFTHGRLDESAHPFTGGIPEDIRITTRYSEEDFTRALMGVIHETGHALYESGLPQDWRGQPVGSSRGMVMHESQSLLMEMQACRAPAFYRFLAPLAAETLGADGPAVTPENLNRLGHRVSRGLIRVDADEVTYPLHVMLRYDFEKALLSGDLQVKDLPGAWRDGMKTALGVAPEDDRDGCLQDIHWYHGSFGYFPTYTLGALAAAQLFKAAKDALPELDAQIAEGDFAPLLGWLRANVHEKASSRLTDEILTEATGAELGADAFLAHLRTRYLG; this comes from the coding sequence GTGAGCAATAATCCCTATACCGCGCTGGAGACCCGCTTCCGGCGCTATTCCGCACTCAGCGGCGCGAGTGCCATTCTCGGCTGGGATCAGGAGACCATGATGCCGTCGGGCGGCGCCGAGGCGCGGGCCGAACAGCTGGCGACCCTCGACGTGCTGCAGCATGAGCTGCTTTCCGCACCGGCGGTCGGCGAGGAACTCGCGGAGGCAGAGGCGGCAACCGCGACATTGACCCCCTGGCAGCAGGCCAATCTGCGCGAGATGCGCCGGGTCCATACCAACGAGACCGTGGCCCCGGCCGATCTCGTCGAAGCCCGCTCTCGGGCGACCTCGGCCTGCGTCAATGCCTGGCGCGAAGCGCGCAGGCAGGACGATTTCTCCGCCGTTTCCGACAAGCTCGCCAAGGTTCTCGACCTGACCCGCCAATATGGGGAGATCAAGGCCGAGAAACTCGGCTGCTCGCTCTATGACGCGCTGATCGATAGCTACGAGCCGGGCGGTACCATGGCCTGGATCGATCCGATCTTCGCAACCCTCAAAACCGAATTGCCCGCGCTGATGGACGGCATCCTGGCGCATCAGGCCGCCGGTCCGGCACCGCTAGCGCCGGAAGGCCCGTTTCCGGCGGCGAAGCAGAAGGCGCTCGGCGAAAAGGTCATGGCCGCGCTCGGCTTCGATTTCACCCATGGCCGCCTCGACGAGAGCGCGCATCCCTTCACCGGCGGGATCCCGGAGGATATCCGGATCACGACGCGCTATTCCGAGGAGGATTTCACCCGCGCCCTGATGGGGGTGATCCACGAGACCGGCCATGCGCTCTACGAGAGCGGCCTGCCGCAGGACTGGCGCGGCCAGCCGGTCGGCTCCTCGCGCGGCATGGTGATGCACGAGAGCCAGTCCCTGCTGATGGAGATGCAGGCCTGCCGGGCGCCCGCTTTCTACCGCTTCCTCGCGCCGCTCGCCGCCGAGACCCTCGGGGCGGACGGTCCGGCCGTCACGCCGGAGAACCTGAACAGGCTCGGTCACCGGGTCTCGCGCGGGCTGATCCGGGTCGATGCGGACGAGGTCACCTACCCGCTGCATGTCATGTTGCGCTACGATTTCGAAAAGGCGCTGCTGTCAGGTGATTTGCAGGTGAAAGACCTTCCGGGCGCTTGGCGCGACGGCATGAAGACCGCGCTTGGCGTCGCGCCTGAGGACGACCGCGACGGCTGCCTGCAGGACATTCACTGGTATCACGGCTCGTTCGGCTATTTCCCGACCTACACGCTCGGGGCGCTGGCGGCGGCGCAACTCTTCAAGGCGGCGAAGGACGCCCTGCCGGAGCTGGACGCACAGATCGCCGAAGGCGATTTCGCGCCGCTGCTCGGCTGGCTGAGAGCGAACGTGCACGAGAAGGCGAGTTCCAGGCTCACCGACGAGATCCTGACCGAGGCGACTGGTGCCGAACTCGGCGCCGACGCCTTCCTCGCGCATCTGCGGACGCGTTATCTCGGCTGA
- a CDS encoding SURF1 family protein yields MLGNRRFRPTFWASFFTVLAVAFMLGLCYWQIERLVWKTNLIEQFESRVAEDPVAAPDALGEIEDWRYRRVRLEGTFLHDKELLVTGKPFEGNAGFHLITPMRLTDGRTVLVNRGWIQLKPRGPVDTGPMHVEGLQTVEGLIRQDRLKGYFVPENEPQNEVWLYVDTAQMAVHRGVGPVLPYYVDQLRAPGPLKMPIGADTRIHVRNEHLSYAMTWALLALTLIVIYVIYHLKPEDDASDEGTGREQ; encoded by the coding sequence ATGCTCGGCAATCGCAGGTTCCGGCCCACCTTCTGGGCCAGTTTCTTTACCGTCCTCGCCGTCGCCTTCATGCTCGGCCTCTGCTACTGGCAGATCGAGCGGCTGGTCTGGAAGACCAACCTCATCGAGCAGTTCGAGAGCCGCGTCGCCGAGGATCCCGTCGCGGCGCCCGACGCGCTCGGCGAAATCGAGGACTGGCGATACCGCCGGGTCCGGCTCGAAGGCACGTTTCTGCACGACAAGGAGCTGCTCGTTACCGGCAAGCCGTTCGAAGGCAATGCCGGTTTTCACCTGATCACGCCGATGCGCCTGACCGACGGGCGCACCGTGCTGGTGAACCGGGGCTGGATCCAGCTGAAGCCGCGCGGTCCGGTCGATACCGGACCGATGCATGTCGAAGGCTTGCAGACGGTCGAGGGGCTGATCCGCCAGGACCGGCTCAAGGGCTATTTCGTGCCGGAGAACGAGCCGCAAAACGAGGTCTGGCTCTATGTCGATACCGCCCAGATGGCGGTGCATCGCGGGGTAGGCCCGGTTCTGCCCTACTATGTCGATCAGCTTCGCGCGCCGGGGCCGCTGAAGATGCCGATCGGCGCCGACACCAGGATCCATGTCCGCAACGAGCATCTGAGCTACGCGATGACCTGGGCGCTCCTTGCGCTGACCCTGATCGTTATCTACGTGATCTATCATCTGAAGCCCGAGGACGACGCCTCCGACGAAGGAACCGGCCGTGAGCAATAA
- a CDS encoding DUF983 domain-containing protein → MSAPYYPPLSPLSTGLSCSCPRCGKGRLFEGFLTVRETCPSCGLDLKNEDSGDGPAVFIIFVLGGTVVPLALWFETLFEPPLWVHAVLWGAAVIGGTMALLRPLKAYTIALQYKHKTPHRPPGV, encoded by the coding sequence GTGAGCGCACCCTACTATCCCCCGCTCTCCCCGTTATCGACCGGGCTCTCCTGCAGCTGTCCGCGCTGCGGTAAGGGGCGCCTGTTCGAGGGGTTCCTCACCGTCCGCGAGACATGTCCGTCCTGCGGACTGGATCTCAAGAACGAGGACAGCGGGGACGGTCCCGCTGTCTTCATCATTTTCGTGCTGGGCGGCACCGTGGTGCCCCTCGCACTCTGGTTCGAGACGTTGTTCGAACCGCCGCTCTGGGTACATGCCGTGCTCTGGGGCGCGGCCGTCATCGGCGGCACCATGGCGCTGCTACGCCCCCTGAAGGCGTACACGATCGCGCTGCAATACAAGCACAAGACGCCGCACCGCCCGCCGGGGGTCTGA
- a CDS encoding cytochrome c oxidase subunit 3: protein MSGHPQHSYHLVEPSPWPFVGSMSGFIAAIGAVMYMHEYAFGGTILILGLLSILMTMFFWWRDVVREAEYQGHHNAVVQLGMRYGMILFIASEVMFFAAFFWAFFDASLYPDTGVWPPEGIVTFNAWDLPLINTMILLLSGCTVTWAHHALIENKRDQFQLGLGITILLGAAFTALQAYEYSHAAFGFTDGIYASTFYLATGFHGFHVIIGTTFLAVCWFRGRAGHFKPDHHFGFEAAAWYWHFVDVVWLFLFVCVYWWGG from the coding sequence ATGAGCGGACATCCACAGCATTCCTACCATTTGGTCGAGCCGAGCCCGTGGCCCTTTGTCGGGTCCATGTCAGGCTTCATCGCCGCGATCGGCGCCGTCATGTACATGCATGAATACGCGTTCGGCGGGACGATCCTGATCCTCGGCCTGCTTTCGATCTTGATGACCATGTTCTTCTGGTGGCGCGACGTCGTGCGCGAGGCCGAGTATCAGGGCCATCACAACGCGGTCGTGCAGCTCGGCATGCGCTACGGCATGATCCTCTTCATCGCTTCCGAGGTCATGTTCTTTGCCGCTTTCTTCTGGGCTTTCTTCGACGCCTCGCTCTATCCGGATACCGGTGTCTGGCCGCCGGAAGGCATTGTGACCTTCAATGCCTGGGATCTGCCGCTGATCAACACCATGATCCTGCTGCTCTCGGGCTGCACCGTGACCTGGGCACACCATGCCCTGATCGAGAACAAGCGGGACCAGTTCCAGCTCGGCCTTGGCATCACTATCCTGCTCGGCGCCGCCTTCACCGCGCTGCAGGCCTACGAGTACAGCCACGCTGCCTTCGGCTTCACCGACGGCATCTATGCCTCGACCTTCTACCTCGCGACCGGCTTCCACGGCTTCCACGTGATCATCGGCACCACCTTCCTGGCGGTCTGCTGGTTCCGCGGCCGCGCGGGTCATTTCAAGCCGGACCACCATTTCGGCTTTGAGGCGGCGGCCTGGTACTGGCATTTCGTCGACGTCGTCTGGCTGTTCCTGTTCGTCTGCGTCTACTGGTGGGGCGGCTGA
- a CDS encoding cytochrome c oxidase assembly protein encodes MAGQAERKRSNARVGLILAGVVVGMVGVSFASVPLYDLFCRVTGFGGTTQVADGAAAEVLDRRVTVRFDASVQPDLAWTFRPVQKTVDIKVGETKLAFYEAVNNSSEPIVGTATFNVTPEKAGLYFDKIDCFCFTEQVLQPGERVDMPVSFYVDPEMDKDIKMDGVTTITLSYTFYKAQDQSGAKTARTQASLKETGAGTGDAADVKG; translated from the coding sequence ATGGCTGGGCAGGCGGAACGCAAGCGGAGCAACGCACGGGTCGGACTGATCCTTGCCGGCGTGGTCGTCGGCATGGTCGGTGTCTCCTTTGCGTCCGTGCCGCTCTACGATCTGTTCTGCCGGGTGACCGGCTTCGGCGGGACCACGCAGGTCGCCGACGGCGCCGCTGCCGAAGTCCTGGATCGCCGGGTCACCGTGCGCTTCGACGCGAGCGTGCAGCCGGACCTCGCCTGGACCTTCCGGCCGGTGCAGAAGACGGTCGACATCAAGGTCGGCGAGACCAAGCTTGCCTTCTACGAGGCGGTAAACAACAGCAGCGAGCCGATCGTCGGCACGGCGACCTTCAACGTCACGCCGGAGAAAGCTGGACTCTATTTCGACAAGATCGACTGTTTCTGCTTCACCGAGCAGGTGCTGCAGCCGGGCGAGCGGGTCGACATGCCGGTCTCGTTTTATGTCGATCCGGAGATGGACAAGGACATCAAGATGGACGGGGTTACGACGATCACGCTGTCCTACACCTTCTACAAAGCACAGGATCAGTCCGGCGCAAAGACCGCTCGCACCCAGGCTTCTCTGAAGGAGACCGGTGCGGGGACTGGCGACGCAGCGGACGTTAAGGGATAA
- a CDS encoding heme o synthase translates to MSDTSIELKAADASAASASEAIRDYVSLLKPRVMSLVVFTGFVGLYLAPGELNPGLAAVAVLCIAIGAGASGAINMWYDRDIDAVMSRTCGRPIPMGKVGADEALAFGVILSGMSVMVMGLATNWVAAALLAATIGFYVFIYTMWLKRRTPQNIVIGGASGALPPVIGWAAVTGDVTALPLVMFLIIFMWTPPHFWALSLYRSGDYEAAGVPMLPVVSGRRETQKQILLYTLVLVPITLLPALFETVGLLTYGLPAAVFGAVFTISAWRVFRDASEKNCRRLFGYSILYLFVIFTLLIIDRAAGA, encoded by the coding sequence GTGTCTGACACTTCCATCGAGCTCAAAGCGGCGGACGCGTCCGCCGCTTCGGCGTCTGAAGCGATCCGTGATTACGTGTCGCTACTGAAGCCGCGCGTGATGTCGCTCGTCGTCTTCACGGGGTTCGTCGGCCTCTATCTCGCCCCGGGCGAGCTCAATCCCGGCCTCGCGGCCGTCGCAGTGCTGTGCATTGCGATCGGTGCGGGCGCGTCGGGTGCGATCAATATGTGGTACGACCGCGATATCGATGCCGTGATGTCGCGGACCTGCGGCCGTCCGATCCCGATGGGGAAGGTCGGCGCCGACGAGGCCCTGGCGTTCGGCGTCATTCTTTCTGGCATGTCGGTGATGGTGATGGGGCTCGCGACCAACTGGGTCGCGGCCGCTTTGCTGGCCGCCACGATCGGCTTCTACGTCTTCATCTACACCATGTGGCTGAAGCGCCGCACGCCGCAGAACATCGTGATCGGCGGCGCCTCGGGCGCGCTGCCTCCGGTGATCGGCTGGGCCGCGGTGACGGGCGACGTTACCGCGCTGCCGCTGGTCATGTTCCTGATCATCTTCATGTGGACCCCGCCGCATTTCTGGGCCCTTTCGCTATATCGTTCCGGCGATTATGAGGCCGCGGGCGTGCCGATGCTGCCGGTGGTTTCCGGCCGGCGCGAGACACAGAAGCAGATCCTGCTCTACACGCTGGTTTTGGTGCCCATCACGCTGCTTCCGGCGCTGTTCGAGACCGTCGGGTTACTGACCTACGGGCTCCCTGCGGCGGTCTTCGGCGCGGTCTTCACGATATCGGCCTGGCGCGTTTTCCGGGATGCGAGCGAGAAGAATTGCCGCCGCCTGTTCGGCTACTCAATCCTCTATCTTTTCGTCATCTTCACGCTGCTTATCATCGACCGGGCGGCGGGGGCATGA